One genomic window of Sphingopyxis sp. OPL5 includes the following:
- a CDS encoding Zn-ribbon domain-containing OB-fold protein: MDNAQGLSPIAAGLWDEGPPPRLIGGRKANGEIVFPLPDEPLEPLERVALATSGTLWSWTSQEFQPKSPFAGPEPFEPFLLGYIELSNEVIVESRIVGTSIDRLELGMPMQLVIVPFDDRRSTYAFRPEQRA; encoded by the coding sequence ATGGACAACGCGCAGGGGCTTTCCCCGATCGCCGCAGGATTGTGGGACGAAGGCCCGCCACCGCGCCTGATCGGCGGCCGGAAGGCCAATGGCGAAATCGTCTTTCCCTTGCCCGACGAGCCGCTGGAGCCGCTCGAACGCGTCGCGCTTGCGACCAGCGGAACCCTCTGGTCGTGGACCAGCCAGGAGTTTCAGCCCAAGTCGCCCTTTGCCGGTCCCGAGCCGTTCGAGCCCTTTCTGCTCGGTTATATAGAATTGTCGAATGAAGTGATCGTCGAGAGCCGAATCGTCGGCACGTCGATCGACCGGCTCGAACTCGGAATGCCGATGCAGCTCGTGATCGTCCCCTTCGACGACCGGCGGAGCACCTATGCCTTTCGTCCGGAGCAGCGCGCATGA
- a CDS encoding MFS transporter translates to MQHQDQRATAPGTPNLRYSYYVVLLLMLTYILSFLDRVLISLLAEPIRAEFDLGDTEIGLLVGFGFVLFYTVLGLPFGAAADRFNRRNLIVLGLIGWSLATAGSGLIGGFGGLLVMRALVGVGEATLSPAALSTIADRFPPERLAFAIALYSSGVVLGGGLAMGFGGMLADWAAETSVSLGALGTVSDWRLAMLAVGLLGLPLALLLLTTMREAPRTAARAEVPGFGVLLATIRTNARAFATVFLGFGSIVIAGYIPMLWGPALLAREHGMAAPDIGLSLGVIVGLCGFVGVLSGGLLSDRMTRRGIVHAPVLLVLATLPLQALAFGAAYLLTHTPTVLVLLGIGVFLSSMLGGLQATTVQLLAPATMRGRAMALYLLVVTVLGMGLGPLVIGLLSDHVFASLSASLATVSTAALAAASAILLAGRNAVRDALLTTNNIDR, encoded by the coding sequence TTGCAGCATCAGGACCAGAGGGCCACCGCGCCCGGGACGCCGAACCTGCGCTACAGCTATTATGTCGTGCTGCTGCTGATGCTGACCTATATCCTGTCCTTCCTCGACCGGGTGCTCATCAGTCTGCTTGCCGAACCGATCCGCGCGGAATTCGATCTTGGCGATACCGAAATCGGCCTGCTCGTCGGCTTTGGCTTCGTGCTCTTCTATACCGTGCTGGGCCTGCCCTTCGGTGCGGCCGCCGACCGCTTCAACCGGCGCAACCTGATCGTCCTCGGCCTTATCGGCTGGAGCTTGGCCACCGCTGGGAGCGGACTGATCGGCGGCTTCGGGGGCCTGCTGGTCATGCGCGCGCTCGTCGGGGTCGGCGAGGCGACGCTGTCGCCCGCCGCGCTCTCGACGATCGCCGACCGCTTCCCGCCCGAGCGGCTCGCCTTCGCTATCGCGCTCTATTCGTCGGGGGTCGTGCTCGGCGGCGGGCTGGCGATGGGTTTCGGCGGCATGCTCGCCGATTGGGCCGCAGAGACGAGCGTCTCGCTCGGCGCGCTGGGAACGGTCAGCGACTGGCGGCTCGCGATGCTCGCCGTCGGGCTGCTTGGCCTGCCGCTCGCGCTGCTACTGCTCACGACGATGCGCGAAGCGCCGCGGACGGCGGCGCGGGCCGAGGTTCCGGGCTTCGGCGTGCTGCTCGCGACGATCCGGACGAACGCCCGGGCCTTTGCGACGGTCTTCCTCGGCTTCGGCTCGATCGTCATCGCCGGCTATATCCCGATGCTGTGGGGACCGGCGCTGCTCGCGCGCGAACATGGCATGGCGGCGCCCGACATCGGCCTCTCGCTCGGGGTGATCGTCGGGCTATGCGGCTTTGTCGGCGTCCTCAGCGGCGGGCTCCTGTCCGACCGGATGACGCGGCGCGGAATCGTCCACGCACCAGTCCTGCTGGTTCTGGCGACCTTGCCGTTGCAAGCGCTGGCGTTCGGGGCGGCCTATTTGCTGACCCACACGCCGACGGTGCTCGTCCTGCTCGGGATCGGCGTCTTTTTGTCCTCGATGCTTGGCGGACTCCAGGCGACGACGGTGCAGCTGCTGGCGCCGGCGACGATGCGCGGACGCGCGATGGCGCTGTATCTGCTCGTCGTGACGGTGCTGGGCATGGGGTTGGGGCCACTCGTCATCGGGCTACTTAGCGATCATGTCTTCGCGTCGCTATCGGCGTCACTGGCCACGGTATCCACGGCGGCGCTCGCCGCCGCCTCGGCCATCCTGCTGGCAGGGCGGAACGCCGTTCGCGACGCATTGCTGACGACGAACAATATAGACCGATAG
- a CDS encoding thiolase family protein has protein sequence MSDKVYIIGAGIHAFGRTPDRSGRAQGVFALRQALADAGIEWADIGFASGGSVAAGSADIMVNDLGLTSLPFINVHNGCATGGSALTSAHNAIASGMCDVAVAVGFDKHERGAFNAKPSNYGLPAWYGETGMMLTTQFFALKIQRYMQLHGISRETLGRVAEKAFRNGALCDHAWRRSPVDLETILNAPMVNDPLTKYMFCSPAEGGVALVLASEKKLRELGSDGVRIDSIAFRTRPEGSFEVFAPSIRTPPGGKPTVLASQAAFEQAGIGPGDVDVAQLQDTESGAEIMHMAENGFCADGEQEEWFANGWSEIGGKLPINTDGGCLACGEPVGASGLRQVYENVQQLRGRAGARQVPRDPKVGYSHVYGAPGLSAVAIVTR, from the coding sequence ATGAGCGACAAGGTCTATATCATCGGCGCGGGCATCCATGCCTTTGGCCGCACGCCGGACCGGTCGGGCCGCGCGCAGGGCGTGTTCGCTCTGCGCCAGGCGCTCGCCGACGCGGGGATCGAATGGGCCGACATCGGTTTCGCCAGCGGCGGATCGGTCGCCGCCGGGTCGGCCGACATCATGGTCAACGACCTCGGGCTGACCAGCCTGCCCTTCATCAACGTCCACAATGGCTGCGCGACCGGCGGCAGCGCGCTGACGTCCGCGCATAATGCCATCGCGTCGGGCATGTGCGACGTTGCGGTCGCGGTCGGCTTCGACAAGCATGAGCGCGGTGCCTTCAACGCCAAGCCGTCGAACTATGGTCTTCCCGCCTGGTATGGCGAGACCGGGATGATGCTGACGACGCAGTTTTTCGCGCTCAAGATCCAGCGCTACATGCAGTTGCATGGCATCAGCCGCGAGACGCTGGGCCGGGTCGCCGAAAAGGCGTTCCGCAACGGCGCGCTGTGCGACCATGCGTGGCGCCGCTCGCCGGTCGATCTCGAGACGATCCTGAACGCACCGATGGTCAACGACCCGCTGACCAAATATATGTTCTGCTCGCCCGCCGAGGGCGGGGTCGCGCTCGTCCTCGCGAGCGAGAAGAAGCTGCGCGAGCTCGGAAGCGACGGCGTCCGGATCGACAGCATCGCCTTTCGCACCCGCCCCGAAGGCTCGTTCGAGGTATTCGCGCCCTCGATCCGCACGCCGCCCGGCGGTAAGCCCACCGTGCTCGCCAGCCAGGCCGCGTTCGAACAGGCGGGCATCGGTCCCGGTGACGTCGATGTCGCGCAGTTGCAGGACACCGAAAGCGGCGCCGAGATCATGCACATGGCCGAGAACGGCTTCTGCGCCGACGGCGAGCAGGAGGAGTGGTTCGCCAACGGCTGGAGCGAGATCGGCGGCAAGCTGCCGATCAACACCGACGGCGGCTGCCTTGCCTGCGGCGAGCCGGTCGGCGCGTCGGGGCTCCGCCAGGTCTATGAGAATGTCCAGCAGCTGCGTGGCCGCGCGGGCGCGCGTCAGGTGCCGCGCGATCCGAAGGTCGGGTACAGCCATGTCTATGGCGCGCCGGGCCTGTCGGCGGTCGCGATCGTCACCCGCTAA
- a CDS encoding cytochrome P450: MSEARTCPVDGVVEVDMNSEAFAENFKDIYTQMHASGCPYAHSSAGDFYAIGKHQDIVKACTNTKLWSSKLGPALQYQSPETPGVLVSVDPPEHTFEARLVGKAFSKVYFESFIPGIKAFLNERIDSFIANGRCDIHKEISEPLPLWVIFAMFGKAIDDEGIDAYREGFVGSIGQMLAPNPVRPPSRNAFADSFLSDHLADVKRKLASGEAQADDNLLTRFITTEIEGRRLTDDKILAFCNFLLAAGSGTTTILLSGLLYQLLSSPEQFAKLKANPDLVPLAIEESLRVESPLHGLFRTNNEEVTVGPLTIQPDTKVMMMWAAANLDPTVFPNPEKFDLDRDLADVRKHLAFGYGIHICRGAPLSRIEARLFLETILERLPNLRFDGAMKKDHRIPIFNGIGELPVAWDV, translated from the coding sequence ATGAGCGAGGCGAGAACCTGTCCGGTCGACGGCGTCGTCGAAGTCGACATGAATTCGGAGGCGTTCGCCGAGAATTTCAAGGACATCTATACCCAGATGCACGCGAGCGGATGCCCCTATGCGCATTCCTCGGCCGGCGATTTCTACGCGATCGGCAAGCATCAGGACATCGTCAAAGCCTGCACCAACACCAAGCTGTGGAGCAGCAAGCTCGGCCCCGCGCTGCAATATCAGTCGCCCGAGACCCCCGGGGTCCTCGTCAGCGTCGACCCGCCCGAACATACGTTCGAGGCGCGGCTGGTCGGCAAGGCCTTTTCCAAGGTCTATTTCGAATCCTTTATCCCCGGCATCAAGGCGTTCCTCAACGAGCGCATCGACAGCTTCATCGCCAACGGCCGCTGCGACATTCACAAGGAAATTTCGGAGCCACTGCCGCTTTGGGTGATTTTCGCCATGTTCGGCAAGGCGATCGACGATGAGGGGATCGACGCCTATCGCGAGGGCTTCGTCGGCTCGATCGGCCAGATGCTGGCGCCCAATCCGGTGCGCCCGCCGTCGCGCAACGCCTTTGCCGACAGCTTCCTGTCGGACCATCTGGCCGATGTGAAGCGCAAGCTGGCGTCGGGCGAAGCGCAGGCGGACGACAATCTGCTCACCCGCTTCATCACCACCGAAATCGAAGGCCGCCGGCTCACCGACGACAAGATTCTCGCTTTCTGCAACTTCCTGCTCGCCGCGGGCAGCGGCACGACGACGATCCTGCTGTCGGGCCTGCTCTATCAGCTGCTGAGCTCGCCTGAGCAGTTCGCGAAGCTGAAGGCGAATCCCGATCTCGTCCCGCTCGCGATCGAGGAGTCGCTGCGCGTCGAATCGCCGCTCCATGGGCTGTTCCGTACCAATAACGAGGAAGTCACCGTCGGACCGCTGACCATCCAGCCCGACACCAAGGTGATGATGATGTGGGCGGCCGCCAACCTCGACCCGACAGTGTTCCCCAACCCCGAAAAATTCGACCTCGACCGCGATCTCGCCGACGTCCGCAAGCATCTCGCCTTCGGCTATGGCATCCACATCTGCCGCGGCGCGCCGCTGTCGCGGATCGAGGCGCGGCTGTTCCTCGAAACCATCCTCGAACGGCTTCCAAATTTGCGCTTCGACGGCGCGATGAAGAAGGATCACCGCATCCCGATCTTCAACGGCATCGGCGAGCTGCCGGTCGCCTGGGACGTCTGA
- a CDS encoding SDR family NAD(P)-dependent oxidoreductase: MAAFEGQVVLVSGGATGLGAATATLAAEAGARVAIFDVNEADGLAVARATGGRFWHVDVGSADEWTAAVAAVTAELGPIGFAHLNAGIMTRPLDVALSVPPIEDFALGRYEALRRVNIDGVVFGLQALLPGMARRGGGAITITSSMGGLAPIPFDPIYSLTKHALVGLVRSLGAAHPSGPVRINAICPGGFTSDLFPPQLHAPDSLTPQDVAIEVLDLLASGAIGETRLMLKKGVPAQAVSPSLGQ, from the coding sequence ATGGCGGCTTTTGAGGGGCAGGTCGTGCTGGTTTCCGGCGGTGCGACCGGGCTGGGCGCGGCGACGGCGACCCTCGCGGCCGAGGCCGGTGCGCGCGTCGCGATCTTCGACGTCAACGAAGCCGACGGCCTGGCCGTCGCGCGCGCGACGGGTGGACGCTTCTGGCACGTCGATGTGGGTTCCGCGGACGAATGGACGGCGGCGGTCGCGGCGGTGACCGCCGAGCTGGGGCCGATCGGCTTTGCGCATCTGAACGCCGGCATCATGACCCGCCCGCTCGATGTGGCGCTGTCGGTGCCGCCGATCGAGGATTTCGCGCTCGGGCGCTACGAGGCGCTGCGCCGCGTTAATATCGACGGCGTGGTGTTCGGGTTGCAGGCGCTGCTGCCCGGCATGGCGCGGCGCGGCGGCGGGGCGATCACGATCACCAGTTCGATGGGCGGTCTGGCGCCGATCCCCTTCGACCCGATCTATTCGCTGACCAAACATGCGTTGGTCGGGCTGGTGCGCAGCCTGGGCGCGGCGCATCCGTCGGGGCCCGTGCGCATCAACGCCATCTGCCCCGGCGGCTTTACGAGCGATCTGTTCCCGCCGCAACTGCACGCGCCCGACAGCCTCACGCCGCAGGACGTGGCGATCGAGGTGCTCGATCTGCTCGCCAGCGGGGCGATCGGCGAAACGCGGCTGATGCTGAAGAAGGGGGTGCCGGCGCAGGCTGTGTCGCCGTCGCTCGGGCAATAG
- a CDS encoding MDR family NADP-dependent oxidoreductase, translating to MMNEKARMVVLARRPGADISVDDFAVEERPLPEPGEGQVQVRNRYISVDPYMRLALSDRNGVSAAKPVGDAMTGGAVGIVEASRAPALAVGTMVTSQFGWRDRFVADAAAVQPVAADVGRPSWYLGLLGLTGLTAYAGIEYILEPKAGETVFVSGAAGAVGSVAAQLAKRRGCRVIATAGTDEKVAWLKDVLHLDAVANYATTDLTAFLAKQCPAGIDHYFDNVGGPTLDAAITAMKPKGRIVVCGAISQYNTPNYCAGPGEFFKISEKGITIVGLNVGMWFDRGKEAFGDLARRLAAGELVWEETVVDGLDNAPHAFVSLFAGQNRGKMIVAIDPAS from the coding sequence ATGATGAACGAAAAGGCGCGGATGGTTGTTCTGGCCCGGCGGCCGGGAGCGGATATTTCGGTCGACGATTTCGCGGTCGAGGAACGCCCGCTGCCCGAACCGGGCGAAGGCCAGGTACAGGTTCGCAATCGCTATATCAGTGTCGACCCCTATATGCGCCTCGCGCTCAGCGACCGGAACGGCGTCAGCGCCGCCAAGCCGGTCGGCGACGCGATGACCGGCGGCGCCGTCGGCATCGTCGAGGCCTCACGCGCTCCCGCGCTGGCCGTCGGGACGATGGTGACCAGCCAGTTCGGCTGGCGCGACCGCTTCGTCGCCGATGCCGCTGCGGTCCAGCCGGTCGCGGCGGACGTCGGGCGCCCGAGCTGGTATCTCGGCCTGTTGGGGCTGACAGGGCTCACCGCCTATGCGGGGATCGAATATATATTGGAGCCCAAGGCCGGCGAGACCGTCTTCGTTTCTGGCGCCGCGGGCGCGGTCGGCTCGGTCGCGGCGCAGCTTGCCAAACGGCGCGGCTGCCGCGTAATCGCCACCGCCGGCACCGACGAAAAGGTTGCCTGGCTCAAGGACGTGCTGCACCTTGATGCGGTGGCCAATTATGCCACCACCGACCTTACGGCGTTTCTGGCGAAGCAATGTCCCGCCGGAATCGACCATTATTTCGACAATGTCGGCGGCCCGACGCTCGATGCTGCGATCACCGCGATGAAGCCCAAGGGGCGCATCGTCGTGTGCGGCGCCATCTCGCAATACAACACCCCCAATTATTGCGCGGGTCCAGGCGAGTTCTTCAAAATCTCCGAAAAGGGGATCACGATCGTCGGGCTCAACGTCGGCATGTGGTTCGACCGCGGCAAGGAGGCCTTTGGCGATCTCGCGCGGCGCCTCGCGGCGGGCGAGCTAGTGTGGGAGGAAACGGTGGTCGACGGACTCGACAATGCCCCGCACGCCTTCGTGTCGCTCTTCGCGGGCCAGAACAGAGGGAAGATGATCGTCGCCATCGACCCGGCATCCTGA
- a CDS encoding SDR family NAD(P)-dependent oxidoreductase produces MNFEQCRPLVTGSSRGIGRAFVDAFLDAGVPKLYAGVRNAEAAAAVAVIDPRVHPVVVDTTRPEQVEQAARQAGDVNVLVNNAGVLHYAGFLSAPDLDQARHEMEVNYFGPLAMARAFAPALIRSKGTIVNILSIAALTYMPLVGSYNASKAAARSMTQGLRVDFVGEGVAVMAVYAGGYDTGMHLETTDKTQLNPPSVLTGAVLDALAKGGVDELFPDAAARGLAQRLGLIAAA; encoded by the coding sequence ATGAATTTCGAGCAATGCCGGCCACTGGTCACCGGCTCGTCGCGCGGTATCGGACGCGCCTTTGTCGATGCATTTCTCGATGCGGGCGTGCCGAAACTTTACGCCGGCGTCCGGAACGCGGAAGCGGCGGCGGCCGTCGCCGTGATCGACCCGCGCGTCCACCCCGTGGTCGTCGATACGACCCGGCCCGAGCAGGTCGAGCAGGCGGCGCGCCAGGCCGGCGACGTCAACGTGTTGGTGAACAACGCGGGCGTTCTCCATTATGCCGGCTTCCTGAGCGCGCCCGACCTCGACCAGGCGCGGCACGAGATGGAGGTCAATTATTTCGGCCCGCTCGCGATGGCGCGCGCGTTCGCACCCGCGCTGATCCGGTCGAAGGGCACGATCGTCAACATCCTGTCGATCGCCGCGCTCACCTATATGCCGCTTGTCGGTAGCTATAATGCGTCGAAGGCGGCGGCGCGTTCGATGACGCAAGGGCTGCGCGTCGATTTCGTCGGAGAGGGGGTCGCGGTCATGGCGGTCTATGCCGGCGGCTACGACACCGGGATGCATCTCGAAACCACCGACAAGACGCAGCTCAATCCGCCAAGCGTGCTGACCGGGGCGGTGCTCGACGCGTTGGCGAAGGGCGGGGTCGACGAACTTTTCCCCGACGCTGCGGCGCGCGGGCTGGCGCAGCGGTTGGGGTTGATCGCGGCTGCCTGA
- a CDS encoding FAD-dependent oxidoreductase: MAFTHIMTPIRIGTVEIKNRVFRSAHTTAIGGGTLSDDLVAYHEARARGGVGLSVIEAMSVHPSSLAALNMIDPSLAEKYPRMMDRLRPHGMRVFQQLFHAGQHGRTLDGSPPWAPCDQPGVTSGVAPVPMTKTMIDSMVGAYAAASAKLEQWGCEGVEFHCGHGFLPQQFLSTYANDRTDDYGGSLENRARFTMEALAAIRASVGAGFAVGIRLSPDMLEGGVGVEDNLAVAQMAEAAGLVDYVSISSGTFQTMDKTIGGMHEPMGFEMPVTTPITSQLNVPTMVVGRYRTLEEADQAIRAGDGDMVAMVRATIADPDLVEKTLAGHPEQVRPCIGCNQGCIGQLQAPPNRMGCVVNPAVGYELKMGDDRLAPADQPAKILIIGGGPAGMEAARVAALRGHQVVLAEAESDLGGSAKLAAIARTRAGIRDILVWLQDEVYRLGVDVRTSSYLDIDDILAEAPDKVILATGSMPRMDGIQLSNPGEPITGFAQPHVLSSNDLFLSPNRAPGKSAVVIDDSGHYEAIACAEYLAERGAEVTFITRHISFAPLVESALMTEPALRRLHEGKFTLHTRMRALSIGPDHVVIAPTFLPANSNATLSVPADTVVFVSRNRPSRDLAEALQESGVAVSLVGDANAPRFLLAAIREGNLAGAAA; encoded by the coding sequence ATGGCCTTCACGCATATCATGACGCCGATCCGCATCGGCACGGTCGAGATCAAGAACCGCGTCTTTCGCTCGGCGCACACCACCGCCATCGGCGGCGGCACGCTGAGCGACGACCTGGTCGCCTATCACGAGGCGCGCGCGCGCGGCGGGGTCGGCTTGAGCGTGATCGAGGCGATGTCGGTACACCCCTCGTCGCTCGCGGCGCTCAACATGATCGACCCGTCGCTCGCCGAAAAATATCCGCGCATGATGGACCGGCTGCGCCCGCACGGCATGCGCGTATTCCAGCAGTTGTTCCACGCCGGCCAGCATGGCCGCACGCTCGACGGATCGCCGCCCTGGGCGCCGTGCGACCAGCCGGGCGTGACCAGCGGCGTTGCCCCCGTGCCGATGACCAAGACGATGATCGACTCTATGGTCGGCGCCTATGCGGCGGCATCGGCGAAGCTCGAACAATGGGGCTGCGAGGGGGTCGAATTCCATTGCGGCCACGGTTTCCTGCCGCAGCAATTCCTGTCGACCTATGCCAATGACCGCACCGACGATTATGGCGGATCGCTCGAAAATCGCGCGCGCTTCACGATGGAAGCGCTCGCCGCGATCCGCGCGAGCGTCGGCGCCGGCTTCGCCGTTGGCATCCGCTTGTCGCCCGACATGCTGGAGGGCGGGGTTGGCGTCGAGGATAATCTGGCGGTCGCGCAAATGGCCGAGGCGGCGGGCCTCGTCGATTATGTCAGCATCTCGTCGGGCACCTTCCAGACGATGGACAAGACGATCGGCGGGATGCACGAACCCATGGGGTTCGAGATGCCCGTCACCACCCCGATCACCTCGCAGCTCAATGTGCCGACGATGGTCGTCGGGCGATACCGCACGCTCGAGGAGGCCGATCAGGCGATCCGCGCCGGCGACGGCGACATGGTCGCGATGGTCCGCGCGACGATCGCCGACCCGGATCTCGTCGAAAAGACGCTCGCCGGCCATCCCGAGCAGGTCCGCCCGTGCATTGGGTGCAACCAGGGCTGCATCGGCCAGTTGCAGGCGCCCCCGAACCGCATGGGCTGTGTCGTCAATCCGGCGGTGGGCTATGAGCTCAAGATGGGCGACGACCGGCTAGCGCCGGCCGACCAGCCGGCGAAGATCCTGATCATCGGCGGCGGCCCCGCCGGGATGGAGGCCGCCCGCGTTGCGGCGCTGCGCGGACATCAGGTCGTTCTCGCCGAAGCCGAGTCCGACCTCGGCGGTAGCGCCAAGCTCGCCGCCATCGCCCGGACGCGCGCCGGCATCCGCGACATCCTCGTCTGGCTGCAGGACGAGGTCTATCGCCTTGGCGTCGACGTCCGCACCAGCAGCTATCTCGATATCGACGACATTCTCGCCGAGGCGCCCGACAAGGTCATCCTCGCCACGGGTTCGATGCCGCGCATGGACGGCATCCAGCTGTCCAATCCGGGCGAGCCGATTACGGGCTTCGCGCAGCCGCATGTGCTGTCGTCGAACGACCTGTTCCTGTCGCCCAACCGCGCCCCCGGAAAGTCGGCGGTCGTGATCGACGACAGCGGCCATTATGAAGCGATCGCCTGCGCCGAATATCTCGCCGAACGCGGCGCCGAGGTCACCTTTATCACGCGGCATATTTCCTTCGCCCCGCTGGTCGAAAGCGCCTTGATGACCGAGCCCGCGCTGCGCCGGCTGCACGAAGGCAAGTTCACGCTCCACACGCGGATGCGCGCGCTGTCGATCGGCCCCGATCATGTCGTGATCGCGCCGACCTTCCTGCCCGCGAACAGCAACGCGACGCTCAGCGTGCCCGCCGACACGGTCGTCTTCGTCTCGCGCAACCGGCCGAGCCGTGACCTGGCCGAGGCGCTGCAGGAGAGCGGCGTCGCGGTATCGCTGGTGGGTGATGCCAACGCGCCGCGCTTTCTGCTCGCCGCCATCCGCGAAGGCAATCTCGCGGGCGCCGCAGCCTGA